A genomic stretch from Theobroma cacao cultivar B97-61/B2 chromosome 4, Criollo_cocoa_genome_V2, whole genome shotgun sequence includes:
- the LOC18601176 gene encoding DEAD-box ATP-dependent RNA helicase 41 codes for MEDGDRNASCRNLALQKDVHQGIDNYVKKSSTEQRDALAEEPKCVICGRYGEYVCDETDDDICSLECKQTLLSGIANSLLPVGPSSTQRLPATDECFYVRDSVDKSGFQFLTGDQAELLRKKLEIHVKGDVIPAPIVAFSSCALPQKLLQNIETAGYGMPTPVQMQVIPAALDGKSLLVSADTGSGKTASFLIPIISHCANFRRSNFSNHKKPIAVVLTPTRELCIQVEDNAKLLGKGLPFKTALVVGGDPMARQLYRIQQGVELIIGTPGRLIDLLTKHDVELNDVKIFGLDEVDCILQRGFRDQVMQIFRALSQPQVLMYSATISQDIEKIASFMAKDVTVFSIGKPNRPNKAVKQLPIWVESNKKKQKLFDILRSKHFTPPIVVYVGSRVGADLLSNAITVSTGIKALSLHGEKSMNERREILRLFLVGEVSVIVSTGVLGRGIDFLGVRQVIVFDMPSSIKEYVHQIGRASRLGEEGTAIVFVNEENKNLFPELVDILKSSGAVIPQELSNSRYTVVSFPSGKGKGFKKRKYGC; via the coding sequence ATAATTATGTTAAAAAGAGTTCTACGGAACAGAGAGATGCTCTGGCTGAGGAACCTAAATGTGTTATTTGTGGCCGCTATGGTGAGTATGTATGCGATGAGACTGATGATGATATTTGCAGCTTGGAATGTAAACAAACTCTACTCTCTGGGATTGCTAACTCCTTGTTGCCAGTTGGTCCCTCCTCTACTCAAAGATTACCTGCTACTGATGAGTGCTTTTATGTAAGAGATTCTGTTGATAAATCAGGGTTTCAATTTTTAACTGGTGATCAAGCTGAATTGCTTAGAAAGAAACTTGAAATCCACGTCAAGGGAGATGTGATTCCTGCTCCCATTGTGGCATTTTCTTCCTGTGCTCTTCCTCAGAAGCTCCTACAAAATATAGAAACTGCTGGATATGGCATGCCCACACCTGTCCAGATGCAAGTAATCCCAGCTGCTTTAGATGGCAAAAGCTTGCTTGTTTCAGCTGACACAGGCTCAGGGAAAACTGCTTCCTTTCTGATTCCTATTATTTCTCATTGTGCAAATTTTCGCCGTAGCAACTTCTCAAATCACAAAAAGCCAATAGCAGTGGTTCTAACACCAACTAGAGAGCTGTGTATCCAAGTTGAGGACAATGCTAAGTTGCTTGGAAAAGGTTTGCCATTCAAAACTGCACTTGTGGTTGGTGGAGATCCGATGGCTAGACAACTCTACCGCATTCAGCAAGGAGTGGAACTCATTATTGGAACACCAGGCAGGCTTATTGATCTTTTAACAAAGCATGATGTAGAACTAAATGATGTAAAGATATTTGGTCTGGATGAAGTGGACTGCATTCTTCAAAGGGGCTTCCGAGACCAGGTGATGCAGATTTTTAGGGCTCTATCACAACCACAGGTATTGATGTATTCGGCAACAATTTCACAAGATATAGAGAAAATAGCAAGTTTTATGGCAAAAGATGTTACTGTTTTTTCTATTGGCAAGCCTAACAGGCCAAATAAGGCTGTGAAGCAGCTACCTATCTGGGttgagtcaaataaaaaaaagcaaaagcttTTTGACATATTGAGGAGCAAACATTTTACACCACCTATTGTGGTCTATGTGGGTTCCAGAGTTGGGGCAGATCTCCTATCTAATGCAATTACTGTCTCCACTGGAATTAAAGCTTTGTCACTTCATGGGGAGAAGTCCATGAATgaaaggagagaaatattgaGGTTGTTTTTAGTTGGAGAAGTTTCAGTAATTGTGTCCACTGGAGTATTGGGTCGTGGAATTGATTTTTTAGGTGTGAGACAGGTCATAGTGTTTGATATGCCCAGTTCCATTAAGGAGTATGTCCATCAGATTGGGAGGGCATCTAGACTAGGGGAGGAGGGTACGGCTATTGTTTTTGTGAACGAGGAGAATAAGAATTTGTTTCCAGAGTTGGttgatattttaaaatcttcTGGGGCAGTTATTCCTCAAGAACTTAGTAATTCACGATATACAGTTGTTTCTTTTCCGTCAGGCAAAGGCAAGGGCTTTAAAAAACGAAAGTATGGTTGCTGA